A section of the Triticum dicoccoides isolate Atlit2015 ecotype Zavitan chromosome 7A, WEW_v2.0, whole genome shotgun sequence genome encodes:
- the LOC119333619 gene encoding obtusifoliol 14-alpha demethylase-like, whose product MSHIAIFFLTIKMIKRRTLHQEGPSLPPVVSVVSLSTYLPTFLSKGLSAVIQDLHTKMGSVFTISLFGLKKVTFLVGPEVTTHFFQGSESEIRQSDIYKVTVPVFGRGVLYDVDLATRSRQISFYLDSIKPMNLRGHVDSMVKEVEDYFTKWGQHGVVDIKHEMGNLILLIANRCLLGKQFRENMFEEVSTLAHGIFYNGFHLISLFFPYLPIPPHRRRDKARAKLGEMIHEVVRSRRSSGQAENDVLQKFVDYKYINGRSMTENEIAGLLICMMFPAQHTSSATSTWTGACLLSHEESYLAAAIEEQKRIMERHGEHIDYTILQEMGTLHCCIKEALRLHSPAILLIRHASKSYSVQTREGNRIDIPQGHTLATCTTVSSKLPYIYMDPDVYDPSRFGPGREEDKVGGKFSYTPFSAGRHFCLGEDFAYTQIKVIWSHLLRNFELELISPFPKEEWDKFIPGPKGKVMVSYKRRRIT is encoded by the exons ATGTCTCACATAGCAATTTTCTTCCTCACCATCAAAATGATCAAAAGAAGAACTCTGCACCAAGAGGGACCTTCACTTCCACCTGTTGTGAGTGTTGTCTCACTGTCAACATATTTGCCTACATTTCTATCCAAGGGCCTATCTGCCGTGATTCAAGACCTACACACAAAGATGGGCAGTGTGTTCACAATAAGTCTTTTTGGGCTGAAGAAGGTGACCTTCCTGGTTGGACCAGAGGTCACAACCCATTTCTTCCAAGGCTCGGAATCAGAGATAAGGCAGTCCGATATCTACAAAGTCACGGTGCCTGTTTTTGGCCGAGGGGTTTTGTACGATGTGGACTTGGCTACTAGGAGCAGGCAGATTAGCTTTTATCTCGATTCGATAAAGCCAATGAACTTGAGAGGCCACGTTGATTCCATGGTTAAGGAAGTGGAG GACTACTTCACAAAATGGGGGCAGCATGGTGTCGTTGACATAAAGCATGAGATGGGGAACCTAATCTTGCTGATCGCAAATCGATGCTTGCTTGGAAAACAGTTCCGAGAGAATATGTTTGAAGAAGTATCCACGCTCGCTCATGGTATTTTTTATAATGGCTTCCACTTGATCAGCCTCTTCTTCCCATATCTACCTATCCCACCACACCGCCGTCGTGACAAAGCTCGTGCTAAGCTGGGAGAGATGATCCATGAGGTCGTGAGATCACGTAGGAGTTCAGGCCAGGCTGAGAATGATGTGCTACAGAAATTTGTAGACTACAAATACATCAATGGCCGCTCCATGACTGAGAATGAGATCGCGGGGCTGCTCATTTGTATGATGTTTCCAGCACAACACACGAGCTCCGCCACCAGTACCTGGACAGGAGCTTGTCTGCTCAGTCATGAAGAAAGCTACTTGGCTGCTGCTATCGAAGAGCAGAAACGGATCATGGAACGTCATGGGGAACATATAGACTACACCATCTTGCAAGAGATGGGAACCTTGCATTGCTGCATCAAAGAGGCACTGAGGTTGCACTCTCCAGCAATTCTGCTGATCCGCCATGCAAGCAAGAGCTACAGTGTGCAAACAAGAGAAGGCAATAGAATTGATATCCCTCAAGGACATACCTTAGCAACCTGCACTACAGTTAGCAGCAAGCTACCATACATCTATATGGATCCGGATGTATATGATCCAAGTAGGTTTGGTCCAGGGAGAGAGGAAGACAAAGTTGGTGGCAAGTTCTCTTATACACCATTTAGCGCTGGGAGGCACTTCTGCTTGGGAGAGGATTTTGCTTACACGCAAATTAAGGTGATATGGAGCCATTTGCTGAGGAACTTTGAGCTCGAATTGATCTCCCCTTTCCCGAAGGAGGAATGGGACAAATTCATTCCAGGGCCTAAAGGTAAAGTGATGGTTAGTTACAAGAGACGAAGAATCACGTGA